The Virgibacillus phasianinus genome includes a window with the following:
- the spoIIM gene encoding stage II sporulation protein M → MFQNKMLIVDHLKKYATIYLFMLVLFLTGVIFGAVIVNSMDFVQKQDLFFYLERFFEKIAGSQEIDNGEILKDSFFYHAKYLLLLFILGLSVIGLPIVWVLLFLKGLVVGFSVGFIVNQLGLIKGLSLASLSIAPQNLVVIPIYLIAGSLSMIFSLTLLNKLFSRRLSQPILQPLSRYAIVFTLLLTGALLAALMESYVSNEAMESLIRTFYKQ, encoded by the coding sequence ATGTTTCAAAATAAAATGCTAATTGTCGATCATTTAAAAAAGTACGCAACCATCTACTTATTTATGCTAGTTCTGTTTTTAACAGGAGTTATTTTTGGGGCAGTTATTGTAAACAGCATGGACTTTGTACAAAAGCAGGATTTATTCTTTTACTTGGAACGTTTTTTTGAAAAGATTGCCGGCAGTCAGGAAATTGATAACGGAGAGATACTGAAAGACAGCTTTTTTTATCATGCAAAATATTTACTTTTGTTATTTATTCTTGGCTTGTCGGTTATAGGGTTGCCAATCGTATGGGTATTGTTATTTTTAAAAGGGCTTGTTGTTGGGTTTTCGGTAGGTTTTATTGTCAATCAACTTGGTTTAATAAAGGGATTGTCCCTTGCATCATTATCGATTGCTCCGCAAAATCTGGTAGTTATCCCTATCTACCTGATAGCTGGCAGTTTATCCATGATCTTTTCTTTAACGTTACTGAATAAGTTATTTTCAAGACGCTTGTCACAGCCAATATTACAGCCATTAAGTCGTTATGCTATTGTTTTTACATTATTATTAACTGGTGCACTGCTCGCCGCATTAATGGAATCATATGTTTCGAATGAAGCAATGGAATCCTTAATCAGAACATTTTATAAACAATAA
- a CDS encoding MBL fold metallo-hydrolase: MQVVHDTISKLTIPTPFAVGDTHVYLLKGDMLSLIDAGVKTAEAYDALTAQLKDLGYHPNDIEQIILTHHHPDHTGLVERFPKANTLAGHKNNDLWLTRNPEFFERFAQFYRDFFIASGVPQSFKGFLKKLEEPIHYAGEGKLTAFLEEDNHLPGHGDWRVIETKGHAQSHLSFFREQDGAFIGGDHILEHISPNPIIEPPYDGEKERAKPLVQYRANLLKCLSLGISTVYPGHGINVLNIDELVPSQIKRQEQRAAKVLQMLEEDGEQTPFQLCQRLFPKQIAKQLDLTMSETTGQLDYLEECGKIRKATHKGIYYYHVIR; the protein is encoded by the coding sequence ATGCAGGTAGTACATGACACAATTTCAAAGCTGACTATACCGACGCCATTTGCGGTTGGCGATACACACGTTTATTTACTTAAAGGGGATATGCTGTCATTAATTGATGCAGGTGTGAAAACAGCGGAAGCATATGATGCTTTAACGGCACAATTAAAAGATCTAGGATACCATCCGAATGATATTGAACAAATTATCTTAACACATCATCATCCGGATCACACTGGACTTGTGGAACGATTCCCAAAGGCGAATACGTTAGCAGGTCATAAAAATAATGACTTATGGCTGACACGAAATCCCGAGTTTTTTGAGCGGTTTGCACAATTTTATCGCGATTTCTTTATTGCATCTGGTGTTCCACAATCCTTTAAAGGCTTTCTAAAAAAGCTGGAGGAGCCTATACATTACGCTGGTGAAGGAAAATTAACTGCATTTCTGGAAGAAGATAATCATTTGCCAGGGCATGGGGATTGGCGGGTAATTGAAACAAAGGGGCATGCGCAAAGCCATCTGTCATTTTTTCGGGAGCAGGATGGTGCTTTTATTGGGGGCGATCATATTCTGGAACATATCTCACCAAACCCTATTATCGAGCCCCCTTATGATGGAGAAAAAGAACGTGCAAAACCACTTGTTCAGTATCGTGCCAATTTGTTGAAATGTTTATCCCTTGGTATTTCCACAGTATATCCAGGGCACGGGATAAATGTTTTGAACATCGATGAATTGGTTCCTTCGCAAATAAAGAGACAAGAACAACGGGCGGCTAAGGTTTTGCAAATGCTGGAGGAAGATGGGGAGCAGACGCCGTTTCAATTATGTCAACGACTGTTCCCTAAACAAATTGCTAAACAGTTGGATCTCACTATGTCAGAGACAACAGGACAGCTAGATTATCTTGAAGAATGTGGAAAGATAAGAAAAGCAACCCATAAGGGCATTTACTATTATCATGTGATTAGGTGA
- a CDS encoding DNA polymerase IV, which produces MDYLKYPRNDVLCIDMRSFYASVEAVKLGLDPMVVQLAVVGDVNRTGSIVLAASPALKKKHGISNVSRFFELPNDPDIQIVNAHMADYLAVSMEITKLINQYVPKEAIHQYSVDEVWVTVNGIQRLFGNRWQVARLIKHDILENMGITCSIGIGDNKFLAKVGMDLHAKKTGIAECRYEDVEKKLWPFPVQDIWGIGRRMQNNLNRMGIVTLGQLANFPLEQLKKRFGIMGEQLYWHAWGIDLSPVLGNFIKSEQKGFGHGISLLRDYSKEEVATCILDLCEEVCRRARTVDKAGRTIHLGISYSKVTGGGFSRSRSITLPTNITMEIYHICMQLFIGFYDGVSDIRHVYVTLDNLYDNAETQLDLFENKPKKKDIGYVMDSIRDRYGSTAILRATSYTNAGITIGRSKKIGGHQA; this is translated from the coding sequence GTGGATTACTTGAAATACCCGCGCAATGATGTACTTTGTATCGATATGCGGTCGTTTTATGCAAGTGTGGAGGCTGTTAAATTGGGCCTCGATCCGATGGTTGTTCAACTGGCTGTTGTTGGTGATGTAAACCGCACAGGCAGCATTGTACTTGCTGCTTCTCCTGCATTAAAGAAAAAGCATGGCATCAGTAATGTAAGTCGTTTTTTTGAACTGCCGAATGACCCGGATATTCAAATAGTAAATGCGCACATGGCAGATTATCTAGCTGTTTCAATGGAAATCACAAAGTTAATTAACCAATACGTACCAAAGGAAGCTATTCATCAATATTCTGTTGATGAGGTTTGGGTAACCGTAAATGGAATCCAAAGGCTGTTTGGAAACCGGTGGCAAGTAGCCAGGTTAATCAAACATGACATCTTGGAAAACATGGGAATTACCTGCTCAATTGGGATAGGAGATAATAAATTTCTTGCCAAGGTTGGCATGGATTTACACGCAAAAAAGACTGGCATAGCTGAATGCAGATATGAGGACGTGGAAAAAAAGCTATGGCCATTTCCGGTACAGGATATTTGGGGAATTGGCCGCCGAATGCAAAATAATTTAAACAGAATGGGGATCGTTACCCTAGGCCAATTAGCAAACTTCCCCTTAGAACAATTAAAAAAGCGTTTTGGAATTATGGGGGAACAGTTGTACTGGCATGCCTGGGGTATTGATCTTAGTCCCGTTTTAGGTAATTTTATAAAATCTGAACAAAAAGGGTTTGGTCATGGAATTTCCCTGTTACGTGATTACTCAAAGGAAGAAGTTGCCACCTGCATTCTTGATCTCTGTGAAGAGGTTTGCCGCAGGGCGAGAACAGTTGATAAGGCTGGAAGAACCATTCATCTTGGTATATCGTATTCAAAAGTAACAGGTGGAGGGTTTAGCCGGTCAAGATCAATAACGCTCCCGACAAATATTACGATGGAAATCTATCATATTTGTATGCAATTATTTATCGGATTTTATGACGGAGTCAGTGACATCAGGCACGTATATGTGACTCTTGATAACCTTTATGATAACGCGGAAACGCAACTGGACTTATTTGAAAATAAACCTAAGAAAAAAGATATCGGCTATGTAATGGACTCCATTCGTGATAGATATGGATCAACCGCAATACTCCGTGCTACCAGTTATACCAATGCTGGAATTACCATCGGAAGAAGTAAGAAAATCGGGGGTCACCAAGCATAG
- a CDS encoding M20/M25/M40 family metallo-hydrolase, with translation MKNWQTKEELTDLLCSLVNHQSITGSTAEIALPEYIYHLLAEKKYFQTNADHLKLHPLDDGRRLLTALVKKGSKQETVILLSHFDVVGVDDFGSLQNLAFHPRELTKEMVRIKDNLPDEVRNDIETGEWLFGRGSMDMKAGLSLHMSLIEQAIDGEFDGNILLVTVPDEEVNSQGMLTALPVLNQLKEDENLIYQACLNGEPMFSKYPGDKAYYVYAGSIGKVLPGFYCYGKESHVGEPFAGINPNLMVSFLSQQLELNEEFIEKIDDEVTPPPVSLMQRDLKEEYSVQTPNAAIAMYNVLYLKQTFAEINKKLLSSTKRAATEIENYVKQKADNYANIATDFSMPNIRVSVMMYEDLYAEAVKRHGEHEVVRRQNLLVSQRDKGDRDFSTLLVQDLASMCKDLTPMIVLFYSPPFYPAVSSYDDPYIKDVMDHVKSYTSSTYEMNLTVAEFFTGLSDLSFLGPVSSKSKLNQLTVNMPLQNNGFVFPEDVMEKLTMPILNIGPLGKAPHQWTERLELVYSFDYLPHILTEAIHRLLIPNR, from the coding sequence ATGAAAAACTGGCAAACGAAAGAAGAATTAACGGATCTTCTCTGTTCACTTGTAAATCATCAAAGCATCACAGGCAGTACAGCTGAAATTGCACTTCCTGAATACATATACCATTTACTGGCGGAAAAGAAGTACTTTCAAACTAACGCGGACCATTTGAAATTGCATCCATTGGACGATGGCAGACGGCTGTTGACTGCGTTAGTTAAAAAAGGCAGTAAACAAGAAACGGTTATTTTGCTAAGTCACTTTGATGTAGTTGGAGTTGATGATTTTGGTTCCTTGCAAAATCTGGCCTTTCACCCGAGAGAATTGACAAAGGAAATGGTGCGGATTAAGGATAATCTGCCTGACGAGGTTCGCAACGATATTGAAACCGGTGAATGGTTGTTTGGACGCGGATCAATGGACATGAAAGCGGGACTGTCGTTGCATATGTCATTGATCGAGCAGGCGATTGACGGTGAGTTTGATGGGAATATTCTACTCGTTACAGTACCCGATGAAGAAGTGAACTCACAAGGGATGTTAACAGCTCTTCCAGTGTTAAATCAGCTTAAGGAGGATGAGAATCTTATTTATCAGGCGTGTTTAAATGGTGAGCCTATGTTTAGTAAATACCCCGGGGATAAGGCCTATTATGTATACGCTGGGTCGATTGGAAAAGTGCTTCCGGGTTTCTATTGTTATGGCAAGGAGTCCCACGTAGGTGAGCCGTTTGCTGGTATTAATCCAAACCTGATGGTCAGCTTTTTGTCGCAGCAGTTAGAACTGAACGAGGAATTTATCGAAAAAATTGACGATGAAGTAACCCCGCCGCCAGTCAGCTTAATGCAGCGCGATTTAAAAGAGGAATATTCAGTCCAAACACCTAATGCCGCAATCGCAATGTACAATGTATTATATTTAAAGCAAACCTTTGCAGAGATAAACAAAAAATTACTGTCCAGTACCAAAAGGGCAGCAACAGAAATTGAAAACTATGTAAAACAAAAGGCTGATAACTATGCGAATATCGCTACAGACTTTTCTATGCCGAATATTCGTGTTTCCGTAATGATGTATGAAGATTTGTATGCGGAAGCTGTAAAACGCCATGGTGAACATGAAGTAGTCAGACGTCAGAATTTATTAGTAAGCCAGCGGGATAAGGGGGATCGTGACTTTTCCACGTTATTGGTACAGGATTTGGCTTCTATGTGTAAAGATCTAACGCCGATGATCGTCCTATTTTATAGCCCGCCGTTTTACCCGGCCGTCTCTTCCTATGATGATCCATATATCAAAGATGTAATGGACCATGTCAAGTCCTATACCTCTTCAACCTATGAGATGAACTTGACGGTTGCTGAATTTTTCACAGGATTATCTGATTTGAGCTTTCTTGGACCAGTATCATCCAAAAGTAAATTAAACCAGTTAACTGTAAACATGCCATTGCAGAATAATGGGTTCGTATTTCCAGAGGATGTGATGGAGAAATTAACGATGCCCATTTTAAATATAGGACCATTAGGTAAAGCCCCACATCAATGGACAGAACGATTGGAATTAGTATATAGCTTTGATTATTTACCACATATTTTAACAGAGGCAATCCATCGCCTATTAATTCCAAACAGGTAA
- a CDS encoding NUDIX domain-containing protein, giving the protein MKKFEEKTIQTEQIYNGKVIHLQVDEVTLPNGKTSKREIIKHQGAVAVIPITQDNKIVFVEQYRKPLEKSIVEIPAGKLEPGEIPEVTAIRELEEETGYTTNELKFVTSFYTSPGFADEIMHIYMSDKLKPMEKKAALDDDEFIEILELTLDEAEKYMKENRIHDAKTNYAILYLKTLEMM; this is encoded by the coding sequence TTGAAGAAGTTTGAAGAGAAAACAATCCAAACGGAACAAATATATAATGGGAAAGTCATCCATTTGCAGGTTGATGAAGTAACATTGCCAAATGGAAAGACGTCCAAGCGTGAAATTATCAAACATCAGGGGGCGGTTGCGGTTATTCCGATAACCCAGGATAATAAAATCGTTTTTGTTGAACAATATAGAAAGCCATTGGAAAAATCCATTGTTGAAATTCCTGCCGGTAAATTGGAACCTGGCGAAATCCCTGAAGTGACAGCAATCAGGGAACTAGAAGAAGAAACAGGGTATACAACAAATGAATTAAAATTTGTCACTTCATTTTATACCTCACCTGGATTTGCCGATGAAATCATGCACATATATATGAGTGATAAACTAAAACCTATGGAAAAAAAGGCAGCTTTAGATGATGATGAATTTATCGAAATACTTGAATTAACACTTGATGAAGCCGAAAAGTACATGAAAGAAAATCGTATACATGATGCAAAAACAAATTATGCAATACTGTATCTAAAAACATTGGAGATGATGTAA
- a CDS encoding endonuclease Q family protein, translating into MLQSFFADLHIHIGRDMYNKPVKITGAKSLTLTNILLESSRNKGIHLVGIIDSHAPHVQQELKQLLANQQAKQLKDGGIRFEDVTLILGSEIEVYDENCKGPLHVLCYLPSLAKMEEFTEWLATKMTNINLSSQRYYGTAKALQYKVKELNGLFIPAHVFTPFKSTYGKGVKQSLNEVFDPDLIDAIELGLSSDTEMADQIAELHSYTFVSNSDAHSLGKIAREYQEILMEEPSFKELNWALHQIRGRRITSNFGMNPKLGKYHTTVCRNCLEPLTIKDQVCPACGSTKIVKGVSDRIKELASTTGSGMNRPPYKYQVPLEYLPSLGPKTYKKLLEKFGTEMNIIHHVPLTRLTEVVPEKLAEAIIQMRNGELMIKAGGGGKYGSISHS; encoded by the coding sequence ATGCTACAGTCGTTCTTTGCTGATCTGCATATTCACATCGGCCGGGATATGTATAATAAACCAGTAAAAATAACAGGGGCAAAAAGCCTAACACTTACCAATATTTTACTAGAATCAAGCAGAAATAAGGGGATCCACTTGGTAGGTATAATTGATAGCCACGCACCACATGTCCAGCAGGAATTAAAACAATTATTGGCAAATCAACAAGCTAAGCAGCTGAAGGATGGCGGCATCCGTTTTGAAGATGTGACATTAATTCTTGGCTCGGAGATAGAAGTTTACGATGAGAACTGTAAGGGGCCTTTACACGTTTTATGCTATTTGCCGTCACTAGCAAAAATGGAAGAGTTTACGGAATGGTTGGCAACTAAGATGACAAATATTAACCTGAGCTCCCAGCGTTATTATGGAACCGCAAAGGCATTACAATACAAAGTGAAGGAACTTAATGGTTTGTTTATTCCAGCCCATGTCTTTACCCCGTTTAAAAGCACGTATGGAAAAGGTGTAAAACAGTCACTGAATGAGGTATTTGATCCAGATTTAATTGATGCAATCGAATTAGGTCTCAGTTCAGATACAGAAATGGCCGATCAAATAGCGGAACTTCATTCCTACACTTTTGTTTCCAACTCGGATGCCCATTCGCTGGGAAAAATTGCGCGTGAATATCAGGAAATACTGATGGAAGAACCATCATTTAAGGAACTTAACTGGGCATTACATCAAATAAGGGGCAGACGGATCACCAGCAATTTTGGTATGAATCCAAAGCTTGGTAAATACCATACAACAGTTTGCAGAAACTGTTTAGAGCCGTTAACAATCAAAGACCAGGTCTGTCCGGCGTGTGGATCAACTAAAATTGTTAAAGGTGTTTCCGACCGGATCAAAGAGCTCGCAAGCACAACCGGGAGTGGTATGAATCGCCCCCCATACAAGTATCAGGTTCCACTTGAATATTTACCATCACTTGGCCCGAAAACATACAAGAAACTGCTTGAAAAGTTTGGAACGGAAATGAATATTATTCATCATGTACCTCTAACTAGATTAACAGAGGTGGTGCCAGAAAAGTTGGCAGAAGCTATCATTCAAATGCGAAACGGAGAATTAATGATTAAGGCTGGTGGTGGAGGGAAGTATGGAAGTATTAGCCATTCATGA
- a CDS encoding SDR family NAD(P)-dependent oxidoreductase → MNNRVTSKKIIVTGASSGIGERLVWHIAKNGGIPIMLARSIDKLQDIQQRIKESFGIQAYYYQLDLLDEEIRETTVKQILMEHPRVHGLINNAGSGLFEFVESMHFEEAKKMFELNVFALLQTTQQLVSHMLANGGGHIINIASQAGKMATPKSSVYASTKHAVLGFTNALRMEVADRNICVTAVNLGPVRTNFFVDADPSGNYQTQVAAYMLDPDRVAKRVVNYLFKRKREINMPGWMEFGSKLYYLFPGAMEFILKSQFNKK, encoded by the coding sequence ATGAATAACAGGGTAACTTCTAAAAAGATTATTGTTACGGGTGCTTCAAGCGGTATTGGGGAAAGGCTTGTTTGGCATATTGCTAAAAACGGCGGAATTCCGATTATGCTTGCCAGATCAATAGATAAACTGCAGGATATCCAACAGCGAATCAAGGAATCATTTGGCATTCAGGCGTATTATTATCAGTTAGATTTACTTGATGAGGAAATTCGGGAAACAACTGTTAAGCAAATTCTTATGGAGCATCCACGTGTACACGGGTTAATTAATAATGCAGGCTCCGGGTTGTTCGAATTTGTTGAATCAATGCACTTTGAAGAGGCGAAAAAGATGTTTGAACTAAATGTTTTTGCGCTGTTGCAAACTACCCAGCAACTCGTAAGTCACATGCTTGCTAATGGTGGCGGTCATATTATAAATATTGCATCGCAAGCAGGAAAAATGGCAACACCTAAATCATCTGTCTATGCCTCTACAAAGCATGCAGTTCTTGGCTTTACCAATGCATTAAGAATGGAGGTTGCCGATAGAAATATTTGTGTAACAGCGGTTAATCTGGGACCGGTTCGAACGAACTTTTTCGTTGATGCTGATCCTTCCGGAAATTACCAAACCCAAGTAGCAGCCTATATGCTTGATCCGGATCGCGTTGCCAAAAGGGTTGTAAACTATTTGTTTAAAAGAAAACGCGAAATCAACATGCCGGGGTGGATGGAATTTGGCAGTAAATTATATTATCTTTTCCCTGGCGCAATGGAATTTATTTTGAAAAGTCAATTTAATAAGAAATAG
- a CDS encoding aldo/keto reductase, with product MNTNRLGKSDLYVSELTLGCMSLGTDSAKAKEIIDAALDAGVNHLDTADLYDFGKNEEIVGEAIKNRRKDIVLTSKVGNHFDRAKKDWYWDPSKSHIKNGLKDSLRRLQTDYLDFYMLHGGTIDDPIDETISAFDELKQEGVIRAYGISSIRPNVIREYVKRSSIDGVMMQYNLLDRRPEEEVLDLLERHQISVLARGPLAKGMLTENGNQQIEKKAQNGFLDYSHQELVTIYQELSATVNDSLISNAAFQYILHHPAVKSAVFGASSVEQVKHNAASNNAKTMPDELYPALQAITKPIKYDKHR from the coding sequence ATGAACACAAACCGTTTAGGAAAGTCAGATTTATACGTATCAGAATTAACGCTTGGTTGTATGTCGCTTGGGACGGACTCTGCCAAGGCAAAAGAAATTATTGACGCGGCATTAGATGCAGGGGTTAATCACCTTGATACAGCGGATTTATATGATTTTGGAAAAAATGAGGAAATTGTTGGTGAAGCTATTAAAAATAGGCGTAAGGATATTGTTCTAACCTCAAAAGTGGGCAATCATTTTGACCGCGCCAAAAAAGACTGGTACTGGGATCCATCAAAGTCACATATTAAAAATGGATTAAAAGATAGTTTACGCAGGCTGCAAACTGATTATCTTGATTTTTACATGCTTCATGGCGGGACAATTGACGATCCGATTGATGAAACAATCTCGGCTTTTGATGAGTTGAAACAGGAGGGTGTTATTCGGGCGTATGGCATTTCTTCAATCAGACCAAATGTAATACGTGAATATGTGAAACGCTCATCAATCGATGGTGTCATGATGCAATACAATCTGCTTGACCGTCGTCCTGAAGAAGAGGTACTGGATTTATTGGAACGACATCAGATAAGTGTCTTAGCCCGCGGTCCCCTTGCTAAAGGCATGCTTACTGAAAACGGAAATCAGCAGATAGAAAAGAAAGCCCAGAATGGATTTCTCGATTATTCCCATCAAGAATTAGTAACTATTTATCAGGAATTATCTGCTACTGTGAACGATTCGCTAATCAGCAATGCTGCCTTTCAATATATTTTGCATCATCCTGCTGTTAAGAGTGCCGTGTTCGGGGCTAGCTCTGTTGAGCAAGTTAAACACAACGCAGCCTCTAATAATGCGAAAACGATGCCAGATGAATTGTACCCGGCTCTTCAGGCAATTACAAAACCAATTAAATACGATAAACACCGTTAG
- a CDS encoding Fur family transcriptional regulator, translating into MEHRIDRIKKLLHAQSYKLTPQREATVRVLLEREEDHLSAEEIYLLVKDKAPEIGLATVYRTLELLSELKIVDKINFGDGVSRYDLRKEGAEHFHHHLVCIECGSVEEIVDDLLGDVEKIVENDWGFQVKDHRLTFHGICKQCQKVAVESSS; encoded by the coding sequence ATGGAACACCGGATTGATCGAATTAAAAAGCTACTCCATGCACAAAGCTATAAGCTGACTCCACAACGTGAGGCAACAGTGAGAGTACTATTGGAACGGGAAGAGGATCATCTAAGCGCGGAGGAAATATACTTATTAGTCAAAGATAAGGCACCAGAAATTGGTCTCGCGACTGTTTACCGTACCTTAGAGTTATTGTCGGAATTAAAAATAGTCGATAAAATTAATTTTGGCGATGGTGTTTCCAGGTACGATCTTCGGAAAGAAGGGGCGGAACATTTCCATCATCATTTGGTCTGTATTGAATGTGGATCAGTAGAAGAAATTGTTGATGATCTGTTGGGAGATGTCGAAAAGATAGTAGAGAATGACTGGGGTTTTCAAGTAAAGGACCACCGCTTGACATTTCATGGCATTTGTAAACAGTGCCAGAAAGTAGCTGTCGAATCATCATCATAA
- a CDS encoding YqzK family protein gives MKRMLWDTLKVFVIFTVCTFLFYFGLRIMHAEYKEYHRYDPPEGPAVKVFDTEEDLIDRFNLFFRLGE, from the coding sequence ATGAAACGGATGTTATGGGACACGCTAAAGGTTTTCGTAATATTTACTGTGTGCACGTTTTTATTTTATTTCGGATTGCGGATTATGCATGCTGAGTACAAGGAATATCATCGGTATGATCCACCAGAAGGGCCTGCTGTAAAAGTTTTTGATACAGAAGAAGATTTGATAGACCGATTTAATTTATTTTTTCGATTAGGAGAATAA
- the xerD gene encoding site-specific tyrosine recombinase XerD, protein MLNHAIDDFSHYLQVERGLSANTINSYRRDLERYVQYLERVLHKTDWGIVSRSDLIGFLHLLKDEHKSQATIARSLSSLRLLHQFLLREQFVEHDPSIHIETPKKEKKLPSVLSSKDVENLLSVSGRTPLAIRNKAMLELLYATGLRVSELITLKVSDLHLTMGFVRCLGKGSKERIVPLGDVAKSAIEDYLDHSRGIILKKNKEVILFLNQHGRPLSRQGFWKILKSIAKEKQIETNITPHTLRHSFATHLLENGADLRAVQEMLGHADISTTQIYTHVSKSRLKDVYKAFHPRA, encoded by the coding sequence ATGCTAAACCATGCGATTGATGACTTTTCCCATTATTTACAGGTAGAACGAGGACTTTCTGCTAACACAATTAATTCCTATCGAAGGGATCTGGAGCGGTATGTTCAATATCTAGAACGTGTACTTCATAAAACGGATTGGGGCATTGTTTCCCGCAGTGATTTAATAGGTTTTTTGCATTTATTGAAGGATGAACATAAATCGCAGGCAACAATTGCACGTTCTCTTTCATCACTTCGCTTGCTTCATCAATTTTTATTACGGGAACAATTTGTTGAACACGATCCAAGTATACATATTGAAACACCAAAAAAAGAGAAAAAACTGCCATCCGTGTTATCGTCCAAAGACGTGGAAAATTTACTTTCTGTAAGTGGACGAACCCCTCTCGCCATTCGCAATAAAGCTATGTTAGAATTACTTTATGCAACAGGATTACGTGTTTCCGAGCTAATTACGTTAAAAGTAAGCGATCTCCATCTAACTATGGGATTTGTACGGTGTCTGGGGAAAGGGTCAAAAGAACGGATTGTCCCACTCGGTGATGTTGCAAAAAGTGCAATAGAAGATTATTTAGATCATTCACGGGGTATCATCCTTAAAAAGAATAAAGAAGTAATTCTTTTTCTCAATCAGCATGGAAGGCCGTTATCCAGGCAAGGATTTTGGAAAATCCTTAAATCGATAGCAAAGGAAAAGCAAATTGAAACAAATATAACTCCACACACATTAAGGCATTCGTTTGCCACGCACTTACTTGAAAATGGTGCTGACTTAAGGGCTGTGCAGGAGATGCTTGGACATGCGGACATATCGACAACACAAATTTACACACATGTATCGAAATCCAGACTAAAAGATGTTTATAAGGCGTTTCATCCAAGGGCGTAA